A region from the Streptomyces tsukubensis genome encodes:
- a CDS encoding Rossmann-fold NAD(P)-binding domain-containing protein gives MTTNEHTTLVLGGTGRVGRRVAKRLVERGVNVRIGSRSGTPPFDWEDPSTWADAFVGVQSAYLMYYPEVEWPGAGDAIGAVAKLAVDAGVRRLVLLSARNQEEAVRCEEGVTSLPVEWTIVAPASFNQNFDEGVFLEPLRQGVLALPAGNNSDPFVDADDIADVAVAALTEDGHVGERYELTGPRLWTFAEGVEEIARATGRTLRYEPITRDQFADAIVEDGAPRDFADPLATLISEFFDGRNSSLADGVERALKRKPRDFADWVAEIAPTGVWDAA, from the coding sequence ATGACGACAAACGAGCACACGACATTGGTTCTCGGCGGAACCGGCCGGGTCGGCCGCCGGGTGGCGAAGAGGCTGGTCGAGCGGGGCGTGAACGTCCGGATCGGCTCCCGCAGCGGTACGCCTCCGTTCGATTGGGAGGACCCCTCGACCTGGGCCGACGCCTTCGTCGGCGTCCAGTCCGCGTACCTGATGTACTACCCCGAGGTCGAGTGGCCCGGTGCGGGCGATGCGATCGGCGCGGTGGCCAAGCTGGCCGTGGACGCCGGGGTCCGGCGCCTGGTGCTGCTGTCGGCCCGTAACCAGGAAGAGGCCGTCCGGTGCGAGGAGGGTGTGACGAGCCTTCCGGTGGAGTGGACCATCGTGGCCCCGGCCTCGTTCAACCAGAACTTCGACGAGGGTGTGTTCCTCGAACCGCTGCGCCAGGGCGTGCTGGCCCTGCCCGCCGGGAACAACTCCGACCCGTTCGTCGACGCCGACGACATCGCCGATGTGGCGGTGGCTGCCCTCACCGAGGACGGCCATGTGGGCGAGCGTTACGAGCTGACGGGCCCGCGGCTGTGGACCTTCGCCGAAGGGGTCGAGGAGATCGCCCGGGCGACGGGGCGCACCCTGCGCTACGAGCCGATCACCCGGGACCAGTTCGCCGACGCGATCGTCGAGGACGGTGCCCCGCGTGACTTCGCCGATCCGCTGGCGACGCTGATCTCCGAGTTCTTCGACGGCCGCAACAGTTCGCTGGCGGACGGCGTCGAGCGGGCCCTGAAGCGCAAGCCGCGGGACTTCGCGGACTGGGTCGCCGAGATCGCCCCCACCGGAGTCTGGGACGCCGCCTAG
- a CDS encoding anthranilate phosphoribosyltransferase, translating into MHDAFAALRAGRPVSTAVWSSFWDELSANALAPGEPAALMGALLDPRTVDPLTLTNLVRSLRARRTGPVTAFPGAVNVVGTGGGIPTFNVSTAAAFTAAALGARIVKTGSRAHSSAYGSVDLLDRLGIGLTKSYGETAAALDRHGIAFAGYFVYPVELTVLARRILPLPMRTFGRVLNLLGPFLPVLPGTRQLTGLPGPELLPLARSLAAAVDDRDVWLCTNDIGADELIGFTENTIHRGDGTVLRLNPGDLGTAAGTVGDLAPVTEPGRVVEHFLDVVSGRAGEVATQTVALNAAALTIAAGQQTQWRPAVAAALAALRDGAVRDLVGAVGAGSAGPVTAGGRGGRS; encoded by the coding sequence GTGCACGACGCATTCGCCGCCCTGCGGGCCGGCCGCCCGGTCTCCACCGCAGTGTGGTCCTCGTTCTGGGACGAGCTGAGCGCCAACGCCCTGGCACCCGGCGAGCCGGCCGCACTCATGGGGGCGCTCCTGGACCCCCGTACGGTCGACCCGCTGACGCTCACCAACCTGGTGCGGTCGCTGCGCGCGCGCCGCACCGGGCCGGTGACCGCCTTCCCGGGGGCGGTCAACGTGGTCGGCACGGGCGGCGGGATACCGACGTTCAACGTCTCCACCGCCGCCGCTTTCACCGCCGCCGCGCTCGGCGCCCGTATCGTGAAGACCGGGTCACGGGCCCATTCCAGCGCCTACGGTTCGGTCGATCTGCTGGACCGGCTCGGCATCGGGCTCACCAAGTCGTACGGCGAGACGGCGGCGGCGCTGGACCGCCACGGCATCGCCTTCGCCGGCTACTTCGTGTATCCGGTCGAACTGACCGTCCTGGCGCGGCGCATCCTGCCGCTGCCGATGCGGACCTTCGGCCGGGTGCTCAATCTGCTGGGCCCGTTCCTTCCCGTACTGCCGGGAACACGGCAGCTCACGGGCCTGCCCGGACCCGAACTCCTGCCGCTGGCCCGCTCGCTGGCGGCAGCCGTGGACGACCGTGACGTGTGGCTGTGCACCAACGACATCGGTGCCGACGAGCTGATCGGCTTTACGGAGAACACCATCCACCGCGGTGACGGCACCGTGCTCCGGCTGAACCCCGGCGACCTGGGAACGGCGGCCGGAACCGTCGGGGACCTGGCACCGGTGACGGAGCCCGGCCGGGTCGTGGAGCACTTCCTGGACGTCGTGTCCGGGCGGGCGGGCGAGGTGGCCACGCAGACCGTGGCCCTCAACGCCGCCGCCCTGACGATCGCGGCCGGGCAGCAGACGCAGTGGCGCCCGGCCGTGGCGGCGGCGCTGGCGGCACTGCGGGACGGCGCGGTACGCGATCTGGTCGGCGCCGTCGGGGCCGGGAGTGCCGGGCCCGTCACCGCCGGCGGGCGAGGGGGCCGGTCATGA
- a CDS encoding anthrone oxygenase family protein: MRNLQTGMLLAATLSTGLMAGLFAAVSYAVMPGLARSSDRTLIETMQGINIAILNPFFILPFVGSIPLLGVAVYLAWRGEGRSVLPWLIAALALYLAALAVTAAVHVPLNIQLDDAGDPAKITQLDQVRADFEDKWVAWNTVRAVLHTAAFVCLLWALIGYGTHRSQDSGSTESAQQSAAPASLTV; the protein is encoded by the coding sequence ATGAGAAACCTGCAGACCGGCATGCTGCTCGCCGCCACCCTCTCCACCGGACTGATGGCCGGACTGTTCGCGGCCGTGTCCTATGCGGTCATGCCCGGTCTGGCCCGGTCCTCCGACCGCACCCTCATCGAGACGATGCAGGGCATCAATATCGCCATTCTCAACCCCTTCTTCATCCTCCCCTTCGTCGGCTCCATCCCCCTCCTCGGCGTGGCCGTCTATCTGGCCTGGCGGGGAGAGGGCCGGTCCGTACTGCCCTGGCTGATCGCCGCACTCGCCCTCTACCTGGCCGCCCTCGCGGTCACCGCCGCCGTCCACGTCCCCCTGAACATCCAGCTCGACGACGCGGGCGACCCCGCGAAGATCACCCAACTCGACCAGGTCCGCGCCGACTTCGAGGACAAATGGGTGGCCTGGAACACCGTCCGCGCCGTCCTGCACACCGCCGCCTTCGTCTGCCTGCTCTGGGCGCTGATCGGCTACGGCACCCACCGGTCGCAGGACAGCGGCAGCACCGAGAGCGCGCAGCAGTCCGCCGCACCCGCCTCCCTGACCGTCTGA
- a CDS encoding acyl-CoA thioesterase: protein METPFSVRIRTRAYEVDRQGHLNQAVYMQYAEHARWQFLQAAGLTPDVLAEAGIGPVLLKATVRFQRELLAGDEVDVGCTISGGRGKLVELTQPFLTPGKIPVARVDGVIGLLDLATRRLLPDPRATLRELAKQPAVLGLDTPAEKE, encoded by the coding sequence ATGGAGACACCGTTCAGCGTCCGCATCCGAACCCGCGCCTACGAGGTCGACCGGCAGGGCCATCTCAACCAAGCCGTCTACATGCAGTACGCGGAACACGCCCGCTGGCAGTTCCTGCAGGCCGCCGGACTCACCCCGGACGTCCTGGCCGAAGCCGGCATCGGCCCGGTACTGCTGAAGGCCACCGTACGGTTCCAGCGCGAACTGCTCGCCGGTGACGAGGTCGACGTGGGCTGCACCATCAGCGGCGGACGCGGCAAACTCGTCGAACTCACCCAGCCCTTCCTCACCCCCGGCAAGATCCCGGTCGCCCGCGTCGACGGTGTGATCGGACTGCTCGACCTGGCCACCCGCCGGCTCCTCCCCGACCCCCGCGCCACCCTGCGCGAACTGGCCAAGCAGCCCGCCGTACTCGGTCTCGACACCCCAGCAGAAAAGGAGTGA
- the trpA gene encoding tryptophan synthase subunit alpha, translating to MTFFPRPPGLAVFLNAGDPPLDVLDDIADMLDECGVDVLELGVPFPDSVSDGPVIRRSADRALAAGTSLEDALGFVERSRSRHRRLRVVVLADWAHTVRPRSMDQVVTAVAGSGAAGVLLHGAPPRVRPELYDRAGAAGLPVVTTCYASSSPQAVAEAAAHASAYVYLITHYGQSGAGPAPDPAVLRAPVDALRALTGAPVAAGFGVRTAADVERVHAAGADAAVVGSTVVACAEAALTGGRDVTADLAALVTGLRPHHHRSARSL from the coding sequence ATGACCTTCTTCCCCCGCCCGCCGGGACTTGCGGTGTTCCTCAACGCCGGTGACCCGCCGCTGGACGTCCTCGACGACATCGCCGACATGCTCGACGAATGCGGCGTCGACGTCCTGGAATTGGGGGTGCCGTTCCCCGACTCCGTCAGCGACGGGCCGGTGATCCGCCGGTCCGCCGACCGGGCGCTGGCGGCCGGCACCTCACTGGAGGACGCCCTCGGCTTCGTCGAACGCTCCCGGAGCCGGCACCGCCGGCTGCGGGTGGTCGTCCTCGCCGACTGGGCGCACACGGTACGCCCCCGCTCCATGGACCAGGTCGTCACGGCCGTCGCCGGTTCCGGGGCGGCCGGGGTGCTCCTGCACGGCGCACCGCCCCGGGTCCGCCCGGAGCTGTACGACCGGGCCGGGGCCGCCGGGCTGCCGGTGGTCACCACCTGCTACGCGTCCTCGTCGCCGCAGGCCGTGGCCGAGGCGGCGGCCCATGCCTCGGCCTATGTGTACCTGATCACGCACTACGGCCAGAGCGGGGCCGGACCGGCGCCCGACCCGGCGGTGCTGCGGGCCCCCGTCGACGCCCTGCGGGCCCTGACCGGTGCGCCGGTCGCGGCCGGTTTCGGGGTCCGTACGGCGGCCGACGTCGAGCGGGTCCACGCGGCGGGCGCCGACGCCGCCGTGGTCGGCAGCACCGTCGTCGCCTGTGCCGAGGCGGCGCTGACCGGCGGCCGTGATGTCACCGCCGACCTCGCGGCACTGGTCACCGGTCTCCGTCCGCACCACCACCGCTCTGCCCGGTCCCTGTGA
- a CDS encoding phosphopantetheine-binding protein → MNNVTLVKNFLIQEFMPDVQASELAGDYDLLTNGVVDSLGLLKLIAWIETEFGITVDDAALDPDNFRTVDAIDGFVARASVPAGAS, encoded by the coding sequence ATGAACAACGTGACCCTCGTCAAGAACTTCCTGATCCAGGAGTTCATGCCCGACGTCCAGGCGTCGGAGCTCGCCGGCGACTACGACCTGCTCACCAACGGTGTCGTCGACAGCCTCGGGCTGCTCAAGCTGATCGCGTGGATCGAGACCGAGTTCGGGATCACCGTCGACGACGCGGCCCTGGACCCGGACAACTTCCGCACCGTCGACGCCATCGACGGCTTCGTGGCGCGGGCGTCGGTCCCGGCCGGGGCGAGCTGA
- a CDS encoding AMP-binding protein, translating into MKPTQLWTSFARQADARPGATALVAQGRHISYGELAGLVAEASARLGLLDTAGGEPIAVPATKTPRTIALVLACLRAGLPVVLPSATLPAATLQRLLARAGCRHLVSADDDAGPARAGAVPAPAAPPAPGSVAFVLTTSGSTGLPKLVPLTAGAVERFADWAAARFELGPGASVLNYAPLNFDLCFLDVWATLHHGGRVILVDPAASTNGRRLLDAVDDNAVTVVQAVPMAHQLLADAADEAGRKLTSVRHTLFTGDHMPARCLARLPGVFPRSRFYNVYGCTETNDSFLHEVDRDALPADAVPLGTPLPGVEALVVGEDGAAVTGPGRGELVVATPFQTAGYLGADPAVPGPFTDLPALRPGGATRFYRTGDLVRRDGDGVLHLEGRNDFQVKVRGTRVNTAAVEQVLLDHDEVTEAAVLAVPDPVAGHLLHAVLRRVPGAATGTLGLRRHCALYLPTAAIPSAFRLSEAPLPRTSTGKVDRLVLGRTLHTL; encoded by the coding sequence ATGAAACCTACTCAGCTCTGGACCTCGTTCGCCCGGCAGGCCGATGCCCGCCCCGGCGCCACGGCTCTCGTGGCGCAGGGCCGGCACATCTCCTACGGCGAGCTCGCCGGCCTGGTGGCCGAAGCGTCGGCCCGGCTCGGCCTGCTCGACACGGCAGGCGGCGAGCCGATCGCCGTACCGGCCACGAAGACACCCCGGACCATCGCTCTGGTGCTGGCCTGCCTGCGGGCAGGCCTCCCGGTGGTGCTTCCCTCGGCCACACTGCCCGCCGCCACCCTGCAACGCCTCCTGGCCCGGGCCGGGTGCCGTCACCTCGTCAGTGCCGATGACGATGCCGGCCCCGCCCGGGCCGGCGCCGTACCGGCACCCGCCGCTCCCCCGGCTCCCGGCTCCGTGGCCTTTGTGCTCACGACATCGGGTTCGACGGGTCTGCCGAAGCTGGTGCCGCTCACCGCGGGCGCCGTCGAGCGCTTCGCCGACTGGGCCGCGGCACGGTTCGAACTGGGCCCCGGGGCGTCCGTACTGAACTACGCCCCGCTCAACTTCGACCTCTGCTTCCTCGATGTGTGGGCCACGCTCCACCACGGCGGCCGGGTGATCCTGGTCGATCCGGCGGCCTCCACCAACGGGCGCCGTCTCCTCGACGCCGTCGACGACAACGCCGTGACGGTCGTGCAGGCGGTGCCGATGGCCCATCAGCTGCTGGCCGACGCCGCGGACGAGGCGGGCCGGAAGCTCACGTCGGTCCGCCACACCCTGTTCACCGGCGACCATATGCCGGCCCGGTGCCTGGCCCGGCTGCCCGGGGTGTTCCCCCGCAGCCGCTTCTACAACGTCTACGGCTGCACCGAGACGAACGACAGCTTCCTCCACGAGGTCGACCGCGACGCGCTCCCGGCCGATGCCGTCCCGCTCGGCACCCCGCTGCCCGGCGTCGAGGCCCTGGTCGTCGGCGAGGACGGGGCCGCGGTCACCGGTCCGGGGCGGGGCGAGCTGGTCGTCGCCACACCGTTCCAGACCGCCGGCTACCTCGGCGCCGACCCGGCGGTGCCCGGCCCGTTCACGGACCTGCCCGCCCTCCGGCCCGGCGGCGCCACCCGCTTCTACCGCACCGGCGACCTCGTACGCCGCGACGGTGACGGTGTCCTGCATCTGGAAGGGCGCAACGACTTCCAGGTCAAGGTGCGCGGCACCCGGGTGAACACCGCGGCCGTCGAGCAGGTGCTGCTCGACCACGACGAGGTCACCGAAGCCGCGGTCCTCGCCGTCCCCGACCCGGTCGCCGGGCATCTGCTGCACGCGGTCCTGCGCCGGGTGCCGGGAGCGGCCACCGGGACGCTCGGCCTGCGCCGCCACTGCGCCCTGTATCTGCCCACGGCAGCCATCCCCTCAGCCTTCCGCCTGTCCGAGGCCCCCTTGCCCCGAACGTCCACCGGCAAGGTCGACCGCCTCGTGCTCGGGCGGACCCTGCACACCCTGTGA
- a CDS encoding AraC family transcriptional regulator yields the protein MDALAGLLEGPRASGAFLLRIVLDPPWSIRVQDGSPLCLAVMLSGEAHVQPDHGDPVRLRPGDVAIVRGPDPYVMSDQAATPPQVIVHPGQQCVTPEGVSLRERMALGARTWGSNPDGPVQMVLGVYEEVGAVGQRLIDVLPPLFVVSGDSWDSTLIPVLAHEITKQGPAQGVVLDRLLDLLLISVLREWLDRPDSEAPAWYRAHTHPVAGEALRLFHEDPANDWTLERVASEIGVSRATLAGCFRSAVGTPAMTYLTEWRLALAADLLRQSDATLNTVARQVGYGSGFALSSAFKRVYGVSPQEHRTAAMAH from the coding sequence ATGGATGCACTCGCCGGATTACTCGAAGGGCCGCGGGCCAGCGGCGCTTTCCTCCTCCGCATCGTCCTGGACCCCCCCTGGTCCATCCGGGTCCAGGACGGATCACCCCTCTGCCTCGCCGTCATGCTCAGCGGCGAAGCACACGTCCAGCCCGACCACGGCGACCCGGTACGGCTGCGCCCCGGCGACGTCGCCATCGTCCGCGGACCGGACCCCTATGTCATGAGCGACCAGGCGGCGACCCCGCCTCAGGTCATCGTCCACCCCGGCCAGCAGTGCGTCACCCCCGAAGGCGTCTCCCTGCGCGAGCGGATGGCCCTGGGAGCACGCACCTGGGGCAGCAACCCCGACGGCCCCGTCCAGATGGTCCTCGGTGTGTACGAGGAAGTCGGCGCCGTCGGCCAGCGCCTCATCGACGTCCTGCCGCCCCTGTTCGTCGTCTCCGGCGACAGCTGGGACTCCACCCTCATCCCGGTCCTGGCCCACGAAATCACCAAACAGGGCCCGGCCCAGGGCGTCGTCCTGGACCGCCTCCTCGACCTGCTCCTCATCTCCGTACTGCGGGAATGGCTGGACCGGCCCGACAGCGAAGCCCCCGCCTGGTACCGGGCCCACACCCACCCCGTCGCGGGCGAAGCCCTGCGCCTGTTCCACGAAGACCCCGCGAACGACTGGACCCTGGAACGGGTCGCCTCCGAGATCGGAGTGTCACGGGCCACCCTCGCCGGCTGCTTCCGCAGCGCCGTCGGCACACCGGCGATGACCTACCTCACCGAATGGCGGCTGGCCCTCGCCGCCGATCTGCTGCGCCAGTCCGACGCCACCTTGAACACCGTCGCCCGGCAAGTCGGCTACGGCAGCGGATTCGCCCTCAGCTCCGCGTTCAAACGGGTCTACGGCGTCAGCCCGCAGGAACACCGCACCGCCGCGATGGCGCACTGA
- a CDS encoding sensor histidine kinase, translated as MTTADTDLDRHWATVLKWHPYWLLATGTLLSVARPELTPAGGERIATVVLIVAALVLQLWWGRARRLRTGPDAVSAAYFALRWTLSVVLTWLNPFFAFYAATGYIDNNELIADRRWRRAGAFASSLPLAAAQAGGVPFARAEQWALFAGLLLVNNALLTMVGYFVQHEEERSAARAATIGELERTNTALQKAHDENAALQAQLLLQAREAGIVEERRRLAAEIHDTIAQGMTGIIAQLQVVSGTADPATAHEHVERAAALARHSLGEARRSVQNLAPVGLVHDTLPQALRKSVAQWADQHGVYADFTLAGEALELHSELSATLLRITQEALTNAAKHAGASRVGVTLSYMDSEVTLDVRDNGRGFDPLRLPKRTGTGGFGLEGMRSRAERVAGSLTVESEPGYGTAVSTRLPLVRP; from the coding sequence ATGACGACGGCGGACACCGATCTCGACCGGCACTGGGCGACCGTCCTGAAGTGGCATCCGTACTGGCTGCTCGCCACCGGGACCCTGCTGTCGGTGGCGAGGCCGGAGCTGACGCCGGCCGGCGGTGAACGCATCGCCACGGTTGTGCTGATCGTCGCGGCTCTCGTACTGCAACTGTGGTGGGGAAGGGCCCGTCGTCTGCGGACGGGTCCCGACGCCGTTTCGGCCGCCTACTTCGCCCTGCGCTGGACGCTGAGCGTGGTGCTCACCTGGCTGAATCCGTTCTTCGCGTTCTACGCGGCGACGGGCTACATCGACAACAACGAGCTGATCGCCGACCGGCGGTGGCGCAGGGCCGGGGCGTTCGCGTCCTCCCTGCCGCTGGCCGCGGCCCAGGCCGGCGGGGTGCCCTTCGCGCGCGCCGAGCAGTGGGCGCTGTTCGCCGGGCTGCTGCTGGTCAACAACGCGCTGCTGACGATGGTCGGTTACTTCGTCCAGCACGAGGAGGAGCGGTCCGCGGCCCGGGCCGCGACCATCGGGGAGCTGGAGCGCACCAACACCGCCCTGCAGAAGGCGCACGACGAGAACGCCGCGCTCCAGGCGCAGCTTCTTCTCCAGGCGCGGGAGGCGGGCATCGTGGAGGAGCGGCGGCGGCTGGCGGCGGAGATCCACGACACCATCGCCCAGGGGATGACGGGCATCATCGCCCAGCTCCAGGTGGTGTCGGGCACCGCGGATCCGGCGACGGCGCACGAGCACGTCGAGCGGGCCGCGGCCCTGGCCCGGCACAGTCTGGGCGAGGCGCGCCGTTCGGTGCAGAATCTGGCGCCGGTGGGCCTGGTCCACGACACCCTCCCGCAGGCGCTGCGGAAGTCGGTGGCCCAGTGGGCCGACCAGCACGGTGTGTACGCCGACTTCACCCTGGCCGGGGAGGCCCTGGAGCTGCACAGCGAACTCTCCGCCACGCTGCTGCGGATCACGCAGGAGGCCCTGACGAACGCGGCCAAGCACGCGGGGGCGTCCCGGGTCGGTGTCACGCTGTCCTATATGGACAGCGAGGTGACGCTGGACGTCCGCGACAACGGGCGGGGTTTCGACCCGCTGCGGCTGCCGAAGCGGACCGGGACGGGTGGTTTCGGGCTCGAAGGGATGCGGTCGCGTGCCGAGCGGGTCGCCGGTTCCCTCACGGTCGAGTCGGAGCCCGGCTACGGCACGGCGGTCTCGACCCGGCTGCCCCTGGTCCGCCCCTGA
- a CDS encoding YybH family protein encodes MTAPRPEDIPGLIAAAFNTNDPQAMLDLYEPDGILVTPPHGAQEQGLEAVAEALKPMFAAITAADITMTSALRSGDIAMTHADWHLMGTDETGKPIDLRGKGTVVSRRQPDGTWRIVFDDPVGA; translated from the coding sequence ATGACGGCACCACGCCCGGAAGACATCCCCGGCCTCATCGCCGCGGCCTTCAACACCAACGACCCGCAGGCCATGCTCGACCTCTACGAGCCCGACGGCATCCTCGTCACCCCGCCGCACGGCGCCCAGGAACAGGGACTCGAAGCCGTCGCCGAAGCCCTCAAGCCGATGTTCGCCGCCATCACGGCCGCCGACATCACCATGACCAGCGCCCTGCGGTCCGGCGATATCGCCATGACCCACGCCGACTGGCACCTCATGGGAACCGACGAGACCGGCAAACCCATCGACCTGCGCGGCAAGGGCACCGTGGTCTCCCGCCGGCAGCCCGACGGAACCTGGCGGATCGTCTTCGACGATCCGGTCGGGGCCTGA
- a CDS encoding 4'-phosphopantetheinyl transferase family protein, with the protein MEAPDQENGTGRGAIAPPATDPGPAASPAASPAASPAASPAVVPAVPPAGDGHPLTTLHLPGLTALTGRAHRPDGTGAPAEDIWRAVMSPAELQRAATYRLATDRRQFQHARWLLRTALSRLAPVAPRDWEFTLSPHGKPAIHPRFGSDIEFSLSHSGGLCLIALTRGRPVGADIQHCAALDGPESVGRLVRNSLSPPERAGMAHLTGRRRRDAVVQLWTLKEAYAKAVGLGLRLPFGEIAFRPGGPTGIALQPSARIPDPGRWDCYAPPAPEGFRMALCTARPAAGR; encoded by the coding sequence GTGGAAGCACCCGACCAGGAGAACGGAACCGGGCGGGGCGCCATCGCCCCGCCCGCCACGGACCCCGGCCCGGCCGCCTCCCCGGCTGCCTCCCCGGCTGCCTCCCCGGCTGCCTCCCCGGCCGTAGTTCCGGCCGTTCCTCCGGCCGGTGACGGACACCCGCTCACCACCCTGCACCTGCCCGGACTGACGGCCCTGACCGGCCGCGCCCACCGGCCCGACGGCACCGGCGCACCCGCCGAGGACATCTGGCGGGCCGTCATGTCACCCGCCGAACTGCAGCGGGCCGCCACCTACCGGCTCGCCACGGACCGCCGCCAGTTCCAGCACGCCCGGTGGCTGCTCCGCACCGCCCTCTCCCGCCTCGCCCCCGTCGCCCCCCGGGACTGGGAGTTCACCCTCTCCCCCCACGGCAAGCCCGCGATCCACCCCCGGTTCGGATCCGACATCGAGTTCAGCCTGTCGCACTCGGGCGGCCTGTGCCTGATCGCCCTCACCCGCGGCCGGCCGGTCGGCGCCGATATCCAGCACTGCGCCGCCCTGGACGGGCCGGAGAGCGTCGGACGCCTCGTCAGAAACAGCCTCTCGCCCCCCGAACGCGCCGGTATGGCACACCTGACCGGCCGGCGGCGGCGGGACGCCGTCGTACAGCTGTGGACGCTGAAAGAGGCCTACGCCAAGGCCGTGGGGCTCGGGCTGCGGCTGCCCTTCGGCGAGATCGCCTTCCGCCCCGGCGGCCCGACCGGCATCGCGCTGCAGCCCTCCGCCCGCATACCCGACCCCGGCCGGTGGGACTGCTACGCGCCGCCCGCCCCGGAGGGTTTCCGCATGGCGCTCTGCACGGCCCGCCCCGCCGCCGGCCGGTGA
- a CDS encoding FAD-binding protein, producing the protein MHTDLTRRKILSGLAVGAGTAVLGWDPQARAWATAPGPTAGIRQIPALDGTLVLPADPSAFTEDFGHLFTRQPRAVLTPGSVNDIQKVVRYARNNAIPVAVNGQSGTGADDRESHSHYGQALVEGGIAIDPKPLGTIHSITAGIADVDAGVTWSALALRALESGQTLPVYNDFAHLSIGGTLSVGGLGGTSQRHGSQADNVEWLQVVTGTGDKVTCSRTSNRALFEAVLIGGGQYAIIVRAGVKLIPAHTTARSLEFTYTDRAAFLRDSMAVMRSGVVHDQNGYAEPKPGGGWTYRLALGMFYSAPAQPDIAALQAVLSPQATAGPTADLPFQNWLLRFDPNWAALKAAGFWGSKKPWLMMFVGAEQTPAYLDTVLGELTATQMGPGPVRISPMDTRSLTRPNFMLPQSRTNEFFEVSLIRIPAPNHPDTPGLLAQNRRFYDRAVSLGAKRYLVGAVPSMTRADWRAHYGMRWIALSALKRWYDPAGILTPGQGIFT; encoded by the coding sequence ATGCATACCGACCTCACACGCCGGAAGATCCTGTCCGGGCTGGCAGTCGGAGCGGGGACGGCGGTCCTGGGGTGGGACCCCCAGGCCCGGGCGTGGGCCACCGCCCCCGGTCCGACGGCCGGCATCCGCCAGATCCCCGCCCTCGACGGCACGCTCGTCCTCCCCGCCGACCCGTCGGCGTTCACCGAGGACTTCGGCCACCTCTTCACCCGGCAGCCCCGGGCCGTCCTCACTCCGGGGTCGGTGAACGACATCCAGAAGGTCGTCCGCTACGCCCGCAACAACGCCATCCCCGTGGCCGTCAACGGCCAGAGCGGGACCGGCGCCGACGACCGCGAATCGCACTCGCACTACGGGCAGGCCCTGGTCGAGGGCGGCATAGCCATCGACCCCAAACCGCTCGGCACGATCCACAGCATCACCGCCGGCATCGCCGACGTCGACGCCGGCGTCACCTGGTCCGCACTGGCCCTGCGGGCACTCGAATCCGGCCAGACCCTGCCCGTCTACAACGACTTCGCCCATCTGTCGATCGGCGGCACCCTCAGCGTCGGCGGCCTCGGCGGCACCAGCCAGCGCCACGGCTCACAGGCCGACAACGTCGAATGGCTCCAGGTCGTCACCGGCACCGGCGACAAGGTCACCTGCTCCCGCACCAGCAACCGCGCCCTGTTCGAAGCCGTCCTCATCGGCGGCGGCCAGTACGCGATCATCGTCCGCGCCGGCGTCAAGCTCATCCCCGCCCACACCACCGCCCGGTCCCTGGAATTCACCTACACCGACCGGGCGGCCTTCCTGCGGGACTCGATGGCCGTCATGCGGTCCGGTGTCGTCCACGACCAGAACGGCTACGCCGAACCCAAGCCCGGCGGCGGCTGGACCTACCGGCTCGCGCTCGGCATGTTCTACTCCGCACCCGCCCAGCCCGACATCGCCGCCCTGCAGGCCGTCCTCTCGCCCCAGGCGACCGCCGGCCCCACCGCCGACCTGCCGTTCCAGAACTGGCTGCTGCGCTTCGACCCGAACTGGGCGGCCCTGAAGGCCGCCGGGTTCTGGGGCAGCAAGAAGCCGTGGCTGATGATGTTCGTCGGCGCCGAACAGACCCCCGCCTACCTCGACACCGTCCTCGGGGAACTGACGGCCACCCAGATGGGCCCGGGCCCGGTCCGTATCTCACCGATGGACACCCGCTCGCTGACCCGCCCCAACTTTATGCTGCCCCAGTCCAGGACGAACGAGTTCTTCGAGGTCAGCCTCATCCGGATCCCCGCCCCCAACCACCCGGACACCCCCGGCCTGCTGGCCCAGAACCGCCGCTTCTACGACCGGGCCGTATCCCTGGGGGCCAAGCGCTACCTCGTCGGCGCGGTCCCCTCGATGACCCGCGCCGACTGGCGGGCCCACTACGGGATGCGCTGGATCGCGCTCAGCGCCCTCAAGCGCTGGTACGACCCCGCCGGAATCCTCACCCCGGGCCAGGGCATCTTCACCTGA